Proteins encoded together in one Thermococcus barophilus MP window:
- a CDS encoding YbaK/EbsC family protein has translation MNFKELEEKAVKFRDERLWRKYHTPKNLAISITVEVGELLEHFQWDTNEEILEKVKNPKIKEEIGDEIADIIIYLTLLAHELGIDLDEAVERKLKKNEEKYPAREIRLQEIVEELGGEIIEVGKEVRSVKQVTKLLRVKPEQVVKSLVFISEKEPILVIVDGKSKASVEKLTKYFGRVRMANKEEVEKITGYKVGEVPPVGISIRTIVDKKVLEKDVVIAGGGRIDRLIKIKPEKILEFQKGEVLDIAE, from the coding sequence ATGAATTTTAAAGAGCTTGAAGAAAAGGCAGTTAAGTTTCGAGATGAAAGGCTGTGGAGGAAATATCACACCCCAAAAAACCTTGCCATTTCAATAACCGTGGAGGTTGGGGAGCTTTTAGAGCATTTCCAGTGGGACACAAACGAAGAAATTCTTGAGAAAGTTAAGAATCCAAAGATTAAAGAAGAGATTGGAGATGAAATTGCCGATATAATAATCTACCTCACGCTTTTGGCTCATGAGCTCGGCATTGATTTAGATGAAGCTGTTGAAAGAAAGCTGAAGAAAAATGAGGAAAAATATCCAGCAAGGGAAATAAGGCTACAAGAGATCGTCGAAGAACTTGGAGGAGAAATAATTGAAGTTGGAAAAGAGGTTAGAAGCGTTAAGCAGGTTACAAAGCTCTTAAGAGTCAAACCAGAGCAGGTTGTCAAATCCCTGGTCTTTATCAGTGAAAAAGAGCCAATTTTGGTCATAGTTGATGGAAAGTCCAAAGCCAGCGTAGAAAAGCTCACAAAATATTTTGGCAGAGTTAGAATGGCAAATAAAGAAGAGGTCGAGAAAATCACAGGATACAAAGTTGGAGAAGTTCCACCGGTTGGGATTTCAATTAGGACAATAGTTGACAAGAAAGTCCTTGAAAAAGATGTCGTGATAGCCGGCGGCGGAAGAATTGACCGCTTAATAAAGATAAAGCCAGAGAAAATTCTCGAATTTCAGAAGGGTGAAGTGCTGGACATCGCGGAATAA